A region from the Posidoniimonas polymericola genome encodes:
- a CDS encoding MTH1187 family thiamine-binding protein, whose amino-acid sequence MDAARERCNAVEQRVDSTMVLMELSVVPLGQGESVSQYVAQCVDVIAQSGLDYELNAMGTVVEGELPQLLAIIQQCVDLMSRHSDRVTASVKLDHRAGASGRIRGKVASVETKLAANKNQPG is encoded by the coding sequence ATGGACGCCGCGAGAGAGCGGTGCAATGCGGTCGAGCAACGGGTGGACTCCACGATGGTGTTGATGGAACTGAGCGTCGTGCCATTGGGCCAGGGCGAGAGCGTCAGCCAGTACGTCGCGCAGTGCGTGGACGTCATCGCCCAGTCGGGCCTGGACTACGAGCTCAACGCGATGGGCACCGTTGTCGAGGGCGAGCTGCCGCAGCTCTTGGCGATCATTCAGCAGTGCGTAGACTTGATGTCACGGCACTCCGACCGCGTCACTGCTAGCGTCAAGCTCGACCACCGCGCCGGCGCCAGCGGACGCATCCGCGGCAAGGTCGCTAGCGTCGAGACCAAACTCGCAGCCAACAAGAACCAACCCGGCTAG
- a CDS encoding S1C family serine protease, with translation MHSLRNRTTLTCVLCTLAGAVIGAALMAGRVELPSVETPAYAQTTLSEPHSAYAVNQANARPQQRQPPLALTPEELANIRVYEVAQQAVVNITTSTMQADRFFGVQHAQGSGSGSIIDRQGHILTNNHVIEGAAEIQVTLSNGETYEAQLVGADAEYDMAVLKIDAPADRLVPIEMGTSDDLRVGQKAFAVGNPFGLEGTLTTGIVSSLNRSLPSRVSNRSMTSMIQTDAAMNPGNSGGPLLDSRARMIGMNVAIASKSGQNSGVGFAIPVNRVRRFLPELIEHGKVVRPDHGIIDLMVTNNGLTIARLRPNGPADQAGLRGFRIVRRERRQGAVRYIDTRIDRSYADSIVAIDGAPVQSAEQFLEAIDRFSPGDEVPVTVIREGRRLDVSLRLGAT, from the coding sequence ATGCACTCACTCCGCAACCGCACCACGCTGACCTGCGTCCTCTGCACCCTGGCGGGGGCCGTTATCGGCGCCGCGCTGATGGCGGGCCGCGTCGAGTTGCCGTCGGTCGAAACGCCGGCGTACGCCCAGACGACCCTCTCCGAGCCCCACTCGGCGTACGCCGTGAACCAAGCCAACGCGCGTCCGCAGCAGCGCCAGCCGCCCCTCGCCCTGACGCCCGAGGAACTGGCAAACATCCGCGTCTACGAGGTCGCCCAGCAGGCGGTGGTCAACATCACGACCAGCACCATGCAGGCCGACCGCTTCTTCGGCGTGCAGCACGCGCAGGGCTCTGGATCCGGCTCGATCATCGACCGCCAGGGTCACATCCTGACGAACAACCACGTCATCGAGGGCGCCGCGGAGATCCAGGTCACGCTCTCCAACGGCGAAACCTACGAGGCCCAACTCGTCGGCGCCGACGCCGAGTACGACATGGCCGTCCTCAAGATCGACGCCCCCGCCGACCGGCTCGTGCCGATCGAGATGGGCACGTCCGACGACCTGCGGGTCGGCCAGAAGGCCTTCGCCGTGGGCAACCCGTTCGGCCTGGAAGGCACGCTCACCACCGGCATCGTCTCGAGCCTCAACCGCTCGCTGCCGAGCCGAGTCAGCAACCGCAGCATGACGTCGATGATCCAGACCGACGCGGCGATGAATCCCGGCAACTCCGGCGGCCCGCTGCTCGACAGCCGCGCGCGGATGATCGGCATGAATGTGGCGATCGCCTCGAAGTCGGGCCAGAACTCCGGCGTCGGCTTCGCGATCCCCGTGAACCGCGTCCGCCGCTTCCTCCCCGAGCTGATCGAGCACGGCAAGGTGGTCCGGCCCGACCACGGCATCATCGACCTGATGGTCACCAACAACGGCCTAACGATCGCGCGGTTGCGCCCCAACGGGCCGGCCGACCAGGCGGGGCTGCGTGGCTTCCGGATCGTGCGGCGTGAACGCCGCCAGGGCGCCGTGCGCTACATCGACACTCGCATTGACCGCTCTTACGCGGACAGCATTGTCGCAATCGACGGCGCGCCGGTCCAATCGGCGGAGCAGTTCCTGGAGGCCATCGATCGCTTCTCGCCGGGCGACGAAGTGCCCGTCACCGTGATCCGCGAGGGCCGCCGCCTGGACGTCTCGTTGCGCCTCGGCGCGACCTAG
- the ppk1 gene encoding polyphosphate kinase 1 has translation MSEPDFLPEHFINRELSWLDFNARVLEEAQDESNPLLERAKFLAIFSSNLDEFFMVRVAGLREQAFSAGAPQDPPTDGTSPIVQLQQIAYRTRQLVERQYDCWNQSIAPALAAEGIRLHKEADLESGQVKQLDKFFRQRVFPVLTPMAIDPAHPSPRFHNRGLYLAATLNRYRGIGPEKLFAVVQLPQVLPRYVPLDPNGGSDFVLLEDIVANRLTDLFGGYDLNKCGAFRMTRDMDIDLLDEEGDDMLRAIETRLRARQRSEAVRLEASAAMDASLVNMLAAEEEIKRGRSDDPQDYDEVYSIDGPLDMTSLFELGGLLDRPDLRDPTFTPRMPPQLGGDMFAAISKEDVLLHHPFESFQPVVRFIQQAAVDPNVLAIKQTLYRTSGDSPIISALIEAAEAGKHVTAVVELKARFDEAANISWARRMERAGVHVVFGFMDLKTHSKLALVVRHEGGKRVRQYAHLGTGNYNPTTARLYTDIGLFTADKALTEDVAALFNFLTGYSQRNEWQKLVSAPQDLHRRTLELIENQTQRAAAGKKARIFGKFNSLVDRETINALYRASQAGVQVDLVIRGICCLRPGEPGVSDNIRVRSIVDRFLEHSRIMVFGVGDQAEVYCSSADWMPRNFNRRVEVMFPVEAPPLRQRILEEIIPIYLRDNQRARVLQPEGTFVRVTPDEGEPLHRSQQELLALASGTPLPNPSSSLAVAGSNGPPARREKKPDTRKRPTAKSSAPKRPGPKRRSKSE, from the coding sequence ATGTCCGAACCCGATTTCCTGCCCGAGCACTTCATCAACCGCGAATTGAGCTGGTTGGACTTTAATGCGCGGGTGCTGGAGGAGGCCCAGGACGAGAGCAACCCACTGCTCGAGCGGGCCAAGTTCCTGGCGATCTTTTCGTCCAACCTGGACGAGTTCTTCATGGTCCGCGTGGCCGGCCTCCGCGAGCAGGCGTTCTCGGCCGGCGCCCCGCAGGACCCGCCGACCGACGGCACCAGCCCTATCGTGCAGCTGCAGCAGATCGCCTACCGCACCCGCCAGCTCGTCGAGCGGCAGTACGACTGCTGGAACCAGTCAATCGCTCCGGCGCTGGCCGCCGAGGGGATCCGCCTGCACAAGGAGGCCGACCTCGAGTCGGGGCAGGTCAAGCAGCTCGACAAGTTCTTCCGCCAAAGGGTGTTCCCGGTGCTGACGCCGATGGCGATCGACCCGGCGCACCCCAGCCCCCGCTTCCACAACCGCGGCCTGTACCTGGCGGCGACCCTCAACCGCTACCGGGGCATCGGCCCCGAGAAATTGTTCGCGGTGGTTCAGCTGCCGCAGGTGCTGCCGCGCTACGTTCCGCTCGACCCGAACGGCGGCTCCGACTTTGTGCTGCTAGAGGACATTGTCGCGAACCGGCTGACCGACCTGTTCGGCGGCTACGACCTCAACAAGTGCGGCGCCTTCCGCATGACCCGCGACATGGACATCGACCTCCTCGATGAGGAGGGCGACGACATGCTCCGCGCCATCGAGACCCGGCTCCGCGCGCGGCAGCGCAGCGAGGCCGTGCGGCTCGAGGCCTCGGCCGCGATGGACGCGTCGCTGGTCAACATGCTGGCGGCCGAAGAAGAAATCAAGCGCGGCCGCTCCGACGACCCGCAGGACTACGACGAGGTCTACTCGATCGACGGCCCGCTTGACATGACCTCGCTGTTTGAGCTCGGCGGCCTGCTCGACCGCCCGGACCTCCGCGACCCAACGTTCACGCCGCGGATGCCGCCGCAGCTGGGCGGCGACATGTTCGCCGCCATTAGCAAGGAAGACGTGCTGCTGCACCACCCGTTCGAGTCGTTCCAGCCGGTCGTGAGGTTCATCCAGCAAGCGGCGGTCGACCCGAACGTGCTGGCCATCAAGCAGACACTCTACCGCACCAGCGGTGACAGCCCGATCATCAGCGCGCTGATCGAGGCCGCCGAAGCCGGCAAGCACGTCACCGCGGTGGTCGAGCTCAAGGCCCGCTTCGACGAGGCCGCCAACATCTCGTGGGCCCGCCGCATGGAGCGGGCCGGCGTGCACGTGGTGTTCGGGTTCATGGACCTCAAGACCCACAGCAAGCTGGCCCTGGTGGTCCGCCACGAGGGGGGCAAGCGGGTCCGGCAGTACGCGCACCTCGGAACCGGCAACTACAACCCCACCACCGCCAGGCTCTACACCGACATCGGCCTGTTCACCGCCGACAAGGCGCTGACCGAAGACGTCGCGGCGTTGTTCAACTTCCTCACCGGCTACTCGCAACGCAACGAGTGGCAGAAGCTGGTCTCGGCGCCTCAGGACCTGCACCGCCGCACGCTCGAGCTGATCGAGAACCAGACCCAGCGCGCCGCCGCCGGCAAGAAGGCCCGCATCTTCGGCAAGTTCAACTCGCTGGTCGACCGCGAAACGATCAACGCCCTGTACCGCGCCAGCCAGGCCGGCGTACAGGTCGACCTGGTGATCCGCGGCATCTGCTGCCTGCGGCCGGGCGAGCCCGGCGTGTCGGACAACATCCGCGTCCGCAGCATCGTCGACCGCTTCCTCGAGCACAGCCGCATCATGGTGTTCGGCGTCGGCGATCAGGCGGAGGTTTACTGCAGCAGCGCCGACTGGATGCCGCGGAACTTCAACCGCCGCGTCGAGGTGATGTTCCCGGTCGAGGCGCCCCCCCTCCGCCAGCGCATCCTCGAGGAGATCATCCCGATCTACCTCCGCGACAACCAACGCGCCCGCGTGCTGCAACCCGAGGGGACGTTCGTCCGCGTGACGCCGGACGAGGGGGAACCGCTGCACCGCAGCCAGCAGGAGCTGCTCGCCCTGGCGAGCGGCACGCCGCTGCCAAACCCGTCCAGCAGCCTGGCCGTTGCGGGCAGCAACGGGCCGCCGGCCCGGCGGGAGAAGAAGCCCGACACCCGCAAACGCCCCACCGCCAAGAGCTCGGCTCCGAAGCGTCCCGGCCCTAAGCGGCGTTCGAAGTCGGAGTAG
- a CDS encoding glycoside hydrolase family 2 protein has translation MQRGLTFLVTIALASAAFSVQAIDIVDDARYLTDAPAAGWQAPGFDDSSWKEGKAGFGSEGTPGARVGTEWLAPAIWVRKEIKLDKVPAEPVLFVHHDDNAEIYVNGKLAAELKGNTVEYVVRPINADAASALKAGKNVIAIHCTNNNGGGQFIDAHVMNKGDQLDLPQPPRKEHPKGSDLITKWGAEVTPENAWTEYPRPQLERSSWQNLNGKWDYAITPIDQQTTPEKWDGKILVPFCLESKLGGVERLLYEDQALWYHRTFTPDSKGERTLLNFEAVDYRCEVLVNGKSVGGHQGGNLPFTLDVSDALTDGENTLVVRVEDATEEWQLRGKQVRNPNGIWYTRVSGIWQTVWLEQVSGAYVADLTLDSDAEAGQITCVVDAAGSDAKSAQVVVKDGGGVVARGEGKPGEVITLTVADAKLWSPDSPHLYDLEVTLAAADGGEGDSVKSYAGIRDVTKQQDADGAWRLMLNGKEIFHWGPLDQGWWPDGLLTPPSDEAMLWDVEYLKAAGFNMIRKHIKVEPRRYYYHCDRLGVMLWQDQVSGGRSPQWTRMRPNPNDAQWPAEAHQQYMTELDGMIDSLESHPSIVVWVPFNEAWGQHRTVEVGKWTAKRDPSRLVNIASGGNFWPVGDIADQHAYPDPAFPFQQRRLDPFVKVVGEFGGHGWPVKGHMWDESRRNWGYGGLPKDKQEYKQRYERSLDKLIEMRGRGIAGAVYTQTTDVENEINGLVTYDRKEIKFPAEELAKLHKELLKDRQ, from the coding sequence ATGCAGCGCGGACTCACCTTCTTAGTTACCATCGCACTCGCCAGCGCCGCCTTCAGCGTGCAGGCAATCGACATCGTCGACGACGCCCGCTACCTGACCGACGCGCCCGCCGCAGGCTGGCAGGCGCCCGGCTTCGACGACTCGTCGTGGAAGGAGGGCAAGGCCGGCTTCGGCTCGGAGGGCACGCCGGGCGCTCGGGTAGGCACCGAGTGGCTCGCGCCCGCCATCTGGGTCCGCAAGGAGATCAAGCTCGACAAGGTCCCCGCCGAGCCCGTGCTGTTCGTCCACCACGACGACAACGCCGAGATCTACGTCAACGGCAAGCTCGCCGCGGAGCTCAAGGGCAACACGGTTGAGTACGTGGTGCGGCCGATCAACGCCGACGCCGCGTCGGCGCTGAAGGCGGGCAAGAACGTGATCGCCATCCACTGCACCAACAACAACGGCGGCGGTCAGTTCATCGACGCACACGTCATGAACAAGGGCGACCAGCTCGACCTGCCGCAGCCGCCGCGCAAGGAGCACCCCAAGGGATCGGACCTGATCACCAAGTGGGGCGCCGAGGTGACCCCCGAGAACGCGTGGACCGAGTACCCGCGGCCCCAGCTCGAGCGCAGCAGCTGGCAGAACCTCAATGGTAAGTGGGACTACGCCATCACGCCGATCGACCAGCAGACCACCCCCGAGAAGTGGGACGGCAAGATCCTGGTGCCGTTCTGCCTGGAGTCGAAGCTCGGCGGCGTCGAGCGCCTGCTCTACGAGGACCAGGCCCTCTGGTACCACCGCACGTTCACCCCAGACAGCAAGGGCGAACGGACGCTCTTGAACTTCGAGGCGGTCGACTACCGCTGCGAGGTGCTGGTCAACGGCAAGTCGGTCGGCGGCCACCAGGGCGGCAACCTGCCGTTCACGCTCGACGTCTCCGACGCGTTGACCGACGGCGAGAACACGCTGGTCGTGCGGGTCGAGGACGCCACCGAGGAGTGGCAGCTCCGCGGCAAGCAGGTCCGCAACCCCAACGGCATCTGGTACACCCGCGTGTCGGGGATCTGGCAGACCGTCTGGCTCGAGCAGGTCTCGGGCGCGTACGTCGCCGACCTGACCCTCGATTCCGACGCCGAGGCGGGCCAGATCACCTGCGTGGTCGACGCCGCCGGCAGTGACGCCAAGTCGGCCCAGGTGGTCGTCAAGGACGGCGGCGGCGTGGTCGCCCGGGGCGAGGGCAAGCCGGGCGAGGTCATCACCCTCACGGTCGCCGACGCCAAGCTGTGGTCGCCCGACTCGCCGCACCTGTACGACCTCGAGGTCACGCTCGCCGCCGCCGACGGCGGCGAGGGCGACTCGGTCAAGTCGTACGCCGGCATCCGCGACGTCACGAAGCAGCAGGACGCCGACGGCGCCTGGCGGCTGATGCTCAACGGCAAGGAAATCTTCCACTGGGGTCCTCTCGATCAGGGCTGGTGGCCGGACGGTCTGCTGACCCCGCCGTCGGACGAGGCCATGCTGTGGGATGTCGAGTACCTCAAGGCGGCCGGCTTCAACATGATCCGCAAGCACATCAAGGTCGAGCCGCGGCGGTACTACTACCACTGCGACCGCCTCGGCGTGATGCTGTGGCAGGACCAGGTCAGCGGCGGCCGCAGCCCGCAGTGGACCCGCATGCGTCCTAACCCGAACGACGCCCAATGGCCGGCCGAGGCGCACCAGCAGTACATGACGGAGCTCGACGGCATGATCGACTCGCTCGAGAGCCACCCCTCGATCGTGGTGTGGGTCCCCTTCAACGAGGCCTGGGGCCAGCACCGCACGGTCGAGGTCGGCAAGTGGACCGCGAAGCGTGACCCGTCGCGGCTGGTCAATATCGCCAGCGGCGGCAACTTCTGGCCGGTAGGCGACATCGCCGATCAGCACGCTTACCCCGACCCGGCCTTCCCGTTCCAGCAGCGTCGGCTCGACCCGTTCGTAAAGGTGGTGGGCGAGTTCGGCGGCCACGGCTGGCCGGTCAAGGGCCACATGTGGGACGAGTCGCGCCGCAACTGGGGCTACGGCGGTCTGCCGAAGGACAAGCAGGAGTACAAGCAGCGGTACGAGCGTTCGCTCGACAAGCTGATCGAGATGCGCGGCCGCGGCATCGCCGGCGCCGTCTACACCCAGACGACCGACGTCGAGAACGAGATCAACGGCCTGGTGACCTACGACCGTAAGGAAATCAAGTTCCCGGCCGAGGAGCTCGCCAAGCTGCACAAGGAGCTGCTGAAGGACCGCCAATAG
- a CDS encoding cupin domain-containing protein, translated as MPKLIATPSRIEAAGHPPKLIDEFIGRVNSGDDSISIARMLSPQGWSEPGQTPEFDEYTVVLAGELHVESQETTQVVRAGQAIVTKAGEWIRYSTPDLPTEYIAVCLPAFSPDTVHRDPDGAGG; from the coding sequence ATGCCCAAGCTCATCGCGACCCCCTCACGCATCGAGGCCGCCGGTCACCCCCCAAAGCTGATCGACGAGTTCATCGGCCGCGTGAACTCCGGCGACGACTCGATCAGCATCGCCCGCATGCTCAGCCCCCAAGGCTGGAGCGAGCCGGGGCAGACCCCCGAGTTCGACGAGTACACCGTTGTGCTCGCCGGCGAGCTGCACGTTGAGAGCCAGGAGACCACGCAGGTCGTCCGGGCCGGCCAGGCAATCGTCACCAAGGCAGGCGAGTGGATCCGCTACAGCACGCCCGACCTGCCCACCGAGTACATCGCGGTCTGCCTGCCGGCGTTCTCGCCCGACACGGTGCACCGCGATCCAGACGGAGCGGGCGGGTAG
- a CDS encoding flavin reductase family protein, producing the protein MPQREGIDRIMGKLPSGISILTIGTEDKATGMLASWVMQAGFEPPMVSVAIKQGRYVADWITDGQPFNLNLVGQSQGIHLKHFGKGFEPGTPAFEGVDTVTCPRGVPILRKSLGHLQCEPRSHVDSGDHRIFIAEVVRGALSDEELAPMVHIRNSGSHY; encoded by the coding sequence ATGCCGCAGCGTGAAGGCATCGACCGCATCATGGGCAAGCTGCCCAGCGGGATCTCCATCTTGACTATTGGGACCGAAGACAAGGCGACCGGCATGCTCGCCAGCTGGGTCATGCAGGCCGGCTTCGAGCCCCCGATGGTGAGCGTAGCGATCAAGCAGGGCCGCTACGTCGCCGACTGGATCACCGACGGCCAGCCCTTCAACCTCAACTTGGTCGGCCAGTCGCAGGGCATCCACCTCAAGCACTTCGGCAAGGGCTTCGAGCCAGGCACGCCGGCGTTCGAGGGCGTCGACACCGTGACCTGCCCGCGCGGCGTGCCGATCCTCCGCAAGTCGCTCGGCCACCTGCAGTGCGAACCCCGCAGCCACGTCGACTCGGGCGACCACCGGATCTTCATCGCCGAGGTAGTCCGCGGAGCGCTGTCGGATGAAGAGCTTGCGCCAATGGTGCACATCCGCAACAGCGGCAGCCACTACTAA
- the tsaD gene encoding tRNA (adenosine(37)-N6)-threonylcarbamoyltransferase complex transferase subunit TsaD, with product MKLLCIESTCDETAAAVVTGELEVLSSVVASQEKLHERFGGVVPEIASRAHVERILPVIDQTLARAGLGLADLDAVAVANTPGLSGSLLVGVVAAKTLCAATGLPLIAINHLQAHVYACRMAAGENVFPCVGMIVSGGHSNLYRCDAPTDFTLLGATIDDAAGEAFDKVASLLGLPYPGGPSIQKAAEQGDPKRYNFPRPLLRDDRLAFSFSGLKTAVRYQLIGPGKAQRTGPQNAEPANGETPMLSKQEVADVAASFQAAVIDCLAGKAEQAMRTTGFDTLCVGGGVAANKPFRERLEADATRGGWRLHVPPLSLCTDNAVMGAIAVERYRAGKFAPLDLDIAPGLER from the coding sequence ATGAAGCTGCTGTGCATTGAGTCGACCTGCGACGAGACCGCCGCGGCCGTTGTGACCGGCGAGCTCGAGGTGCTCTCGTCGGTGGTCGCGTCGCAGGAAAAGCTGCACGAGCGGTTCGGTGGCGTGGTGCCGGAGATCGCGTCCCGCGCGCACGTCGAACGCATCCTGCCGGTCATCGATCAGACGCTCGCGCGCGCCGGGCTGGGGCTCGCCGATCTCGACGCCGTGGCGGTCGCCAACACGCCGGGTCTGTCGGGGTCGCTGCTGGTCGGCGTGGTCGCCGCCAAGACGCTGTGCGCGGCTACCGGGCTGCCGCTGATCGCGATCAACCACCTGCAGGCGCACGTCTACGCCTGCCGGATGGCGGCCGGCGAGAACGTGTTCCCCTGTGTCGGCATGATCGTCAGCGGCGGGCACTCGAACCTTTACCGCTGCGACGCCCCGACCGACTTCACGCTCCTCGGCGCCACGATCGACGACGCCGCCGGCGAGGCCTTCGACAAGGTAGCCAGCCTGCTGGGCCTCCCGTACCCGGGCGGCCCCTCCATCCAGAAGGCGGCCGAGCAGGGCGACCCAAAACGCTACAACTTCCCCCGCCCGCTGCTGAGGGACGACCGCCTAGCGTTCAGCTTCAGCGGGCTGAAGACTGCCGTGCGGTACCAGCTGATCGGACCCGGCAAGGCCCAAAGAACCGGGCCACAGAACGCCGAGCCCGCGAACGGCGAGACCCCGATGCTCTCCAAGCAGGAGGTCGCCGATGTGGCGGCCTCGTTCCAGGCGGCGGTCATCGACTGCCTGGCCGGCAAGGCCGAGCAGGCGATGCGGACGACGGGCTTCGACACGCTGTGCGTCGGCGGCGGGGTCGCCGCTAACAAGCCGTTCCGCGAGCGGCTCGAGGCCGACGCCACGCGGGGCGGCTGGAGGCTGCACGTGCCGCCGTTGTCGCTCTGCACCGACAACGCGGTGATGGGCGCGATCGCGGTCGAGCGCTACCGCGCGGGCAAGTTCGCCCCGCTTGATCTCGACATTGCGCCGGGCCTGGAACGCTAG
- a CDS encoding DUF1207 domain-containing protein, whose product MWYALTRPVTLALIAAALAVGAAAVAATPPVDPFLQSTAFTQPSGSAVGISDFVILDDAPRVAQQALPASREVGEIVLASDYCYDSYGSCTPSHYGRQSGCWTWQSMPDTLIWHSFLAGPREPRIGTKFMNVSGTAEHGQNLWDATVGGRRGVIRYGDNDPLRPQGWQLDIEGAALVRLNLDEERDVESSDFRFGVPLTYGSGDFQFKTGYYHLSSHLGDEYQVRNPTVDRINYVRDAIMLGVSYNPTPDWRLYGETAYAFFTAGGAEPWEFQFGVEYSQAGPTGFSGTPFFATNAHLRQELDFGGDWTTHMGWLWRNCTGNTMRLGLHYMNGKSTQYQFLNNFEEQAGVGLWYDY is encoded by the coding sequence ATGTGGTACGCACTCACAAGACCGGTAACCCTTGCCCTGATCGCGGCTGCGCTGGCGGTCGGTGCGGCGGCCGTGGCGGCGACGCCCCCGGTTGATCCTTTCTTGCAGAGCACCGCGTTCACGCAGCCGAGCGGCAGCGCGGTCGGCATCTCCGATTTTGTCATCCTCGACGACGCCCCGCGCGTCGCCCAGCAGGCTTTGCCCGCGAGCCGCGAGGTGGGCGAAATTGTCCTCGCTAGCGACTACTGTTACGACAGCTACGGGTCGTGCACGCCCTCGCACTACGGCCGCCAAAGCGGCTGCTGGACCTGGCAGAGCATGCCCGACACGCTGATCTGGCACTCGTTCCTGGCCGGCCCCCGCGAGCCGCGCATCGGCACCAAGTTTATGAACGTGTCGGGCACGGCAGAGCACGGCCAGAACCTGTGGGACGCCACGGTAGGCGGGCGCCGCGGCGTGATCCGCTACGGGGACAACGACCCGTTGCGGCCGCAGGGCTGGCAGCTCGATATCGAGGGCGCCGCGTTGGTCCGCCTGAACCTCGACGAGGAACGCGACGTCGAGTCGTCGGACTTCCGCTTCGGCGTCCCATTGACCTACGGCAGCGGCGACTTCCAGTTCAAGACCGGCTACTACCACCTCAGCTCGCATCTGGGCGACGAGTACCAGGTCCGAAACCCGACGGTCGATCGGATCAACTACGTGCGGGACGCCATCATGCTGGGCGTCTCGTACAACCCGACCCCAGACTGGCGACTGTACGGAGAGACCGCCTACGCGTTCTTCACCGCCGGCGGGGCCGAGCCGTGGGAGTTCCAGTTTGGCGTGGAGTACTCGCAGGCGGGCCCGACCGGGTTCTCCGGCACGCCGTTCTTCGCGACCAACGCCCACCTGCGGCAGGAGCTCGACTTCGGCGGCGACTGGACCACCCACATGGGATGGCTGTGGCGCAACTGCACCGGCAACACCATGCGGCTGGGCCTGCACTACATGAACGGCAAGAGCACCCAGTACCAGTTCCTCAACAACTTCGAGGAACAGGCCGGCGTCGGGCTCTGGTACGACTATTGA
- a CDS encoding S41 family peptidase, which yields MGNLRLTPLLLCLSVMPGLAYRVGAAERASPGVDQATQRDYLRRYGELAEVVTQIELNAATPVDRDRLFDAAIRGMLAELDPYSTYLPSETFQQLQRLAEESRPTAGVEFAIEDGRLAVLGVRAGSAAEDAGLQPGERVVAINGRSTERMTLAQADELAAAGEVRLTLAGDPPGDSRTVLLESRRLTAPTVSGVRMVDPGIAYARIGSFNANTAGELRDALRKMRSEGAASLVLDLRFNPGGLLEAAVDVADLFLEQGEIVSVVGRNGEPRVLSAGDGQAAEGVAVVVLVNRYSASASEVVAAALQDHGRATLVGERTFGKGSVQSVIALDEGRSGMKLTTAAYRRPSGANIHRFADATESDVWGVSPIEQNTVALTADQARRLHAAWGRGERPNADPQLARAIEQLRVSSQAE from the coding sequence ATGGGAAACCTCCGCCTGACGCCGCTGCTGCTCTGCCTGTCCGTCATGCCCGGCCTGGCCTATCGTGTCGGGGCGGCCGAACGGGCAAGTCCCGGGGTCGATCAAGCGACCCAGCGCGACTACCTGCGGCGCTACGGCGAACTTGCGGAGGTCGTGACCCAGATCGAACTGAATGCGGCCACGCCGGTCGACCGCGACCGCCTGTTCGACGCCGCGATCCGCGGCATGCTGGCCGAGCTCGACCCGTACTCGACCTACCTCCCGTCGGAAACGTTCCAGCAGCTGCAGAGGCTTGCTGAAGAAAGCCGGCCGACCGCCGGCGTCGAGTTTGCGATTGAGGACGGCCGGCTCGCGGTGCTGGGCGTCCGCGCCGGTTCGGCCGCTGAGGACGCCGGCCTGCAGCCGGGCGAGCGGGTCGTGGCGATCAACGGTCGGTCGACCGAACGCATGACGCTTGCTCAGGCCGACGAACTCGCCGCGGCCGGGGAGGTCCGGCTGACCCTCGCGGGCGACCCACCGGGCGACTCCCGCACTGTGCTCCTCGAATCGAGACGGCTCACCGCGCCTACCGTGTCGGGCGTGCGGATGGTCGATCCCGGCATTGCCTATGCACGGATCGGCTCGTTCAACGCCAACACGGCCGGCGAGCTCCGCGACGCTCTCCGGAAGATGCGGTCCGAGGGCGCTGCGTCCCTGGTGCTCGACCTGCGTTTCAACCCCGGTGGCCTGCTCGAAGCCGCGGTGGACGTCGCGGATCTGTTCCTTGAGCAGGGCGAGATCGTCTCGGTTGTGGGTCGTAATGGCGAGCCCCGAGTGCTGTCCGCCGGCGACGGCCAGGCGGCTGAAGGCGTGGCGGTGGTCGTGTTGGTCAACCGCTACAGCGCCAGCGCAAGCGAGGTCGTCGCCGCGGCCCTGCAGGACCACGGCCGGGCGACGTTGGTCGGGGAGCGGACCTTCGGCAAGGGGAGCGTGCAGAGCGTGATCGCGCTCGACGAGGGACGCAGCGGGATGAAGCTCACGACCGCCGCCTACCGCCGCCCCAGCGGGGCCAACATCCACCGCTTCGCCGACGCGACCGAGAGCGACGTCTGGGGGGTGTCGCCCATTGAGCAGAACACTGTAGCCCTGACAGCCGACCAGGCGCGGCGGCTGCACGCCGCGTGGGGCCGGGGCGAACGCCCCAACGCCGACCCCCAGCTGGCGCGGGCGATCGAACAACTACGCGTGAGCAGCCAGGCCGAATGA